A single genomic interval of Halobacillus halophilus DSM 2266 harbors:
- a CDS encoding proline--tRNA ligase, with translation MKQSQMLIPTLKENPADAEIMSHQLLVRAGYIRQLASGIYSFLPIGRRVLSKVEAIVREEMEKIGAHEMLMPALEPSELWKETGRWTTFGSELMRINDRHGREFALGATHEEVITSMVRNEVKSYKQLPLSVYQIQTKFRDEARPRFGLLRGREFLMKDAYSFNESYESLDQTYEQMFEAYSNVFRRCGLNFRAVIADSGAMGGKDTHEFMVLSEVGEDVIAYSDTSRYAANIEMAPVNRTYTKSDETPLEMEKVHTPDQKTMRDVADFLGHELQKGLKSILFKVDEKFVMTITRGDHEVNDVKLKNLYDAELIDLASEAEAREVVGAGFGSLGPVDVSEDVEVVADFAVEALVNVSCGANEEGYHFTNVTPGKDFQVSQYADLRFIEEGDPSPDGEGKIKFARGIEVGHVFKLGEFYSERMKATFLNDQGKATTMIMGSYGIGVSRTLAAIVEQYHDERGITWPANIAPYQVHLLSLNPKKEDQKELADALYNTLIEAGVEVLYDDRKERAGVKFADSDLFGVPLRITVGKRASEGVVEVKERMSSNQYDLEQEEVLNYVTNWYKS, from the coding sequence ATGAAACAAAGCCAAATGCTGATCCCTACATTGAAAGAAAATCCTGCAGATGCCGAAATTATGAGCCACCAGCTCCTCGTTCGTGCTGGTTACATACGTCAGCTTGCTTCAGGAATCTACAGTTTCTTACCAATTGGACGACGTGTCCTCTCTAAAGTGGAGGCTATTGTAAGAGAAGAGATGGAGAAGATTGGTGCTCATGAAATGCTGATGCCTGCTCTTGAACCATCAGAGCTCTGGAAAGAAACAGGGCGCTGGACAACTTTTGGATCTGAACTTATGAGAATAAATGATCGCCATGGTCGCGAGTTTGCACTAGGAGCAACTCATGAAGAAGTAATCACCAGCATGGTTCGAAATGAAGTAAAAAGCTATAAACAACTACCATTGAGTGTTTACCAGATTCAAACAAAATTCCGTGATGAAGCTCGTCCTCGATTTGGACTTTTGAGAGGGCGCGAGTTTCTCATGAAGGATGCTTACTCTTTTAATGAATCCTATGAAAGTCTGGATCAAACGTATGAGCAGATGTTTGAAGCCTATTCGAATGTATTTAGACGATGCGGACTTAACTTTAGAGCAGTTATTGCAGATTCTGGCGCTATGGGTGGTAAAGATACACATGAATTTATGGTGCTGTCTGAAGTAGGAGAAGATGTAATAGCTTATTCAGATACCTCACGTTACGCCGCAAACATTGAAATGGCACCTGTGAACCGGACATATACTAAATCTGATGAAACGCCTTTAGAGATGGAAAAAGTCCATACACCTGATCAGAAAACAATGAGAGATGTAGCAGATTTCCTAGGTCATGAACTTCAAAAAGGGTTAAAGTCCATTTTGTTTAAAGTTGATGAGAAGTTTGTTATGACCATTACCCGCGGAGATCATGAAGTAAATGATGTAAAACTTAAGAATTTATATGATGCTGAACTTATAGACCTGGCAAGTGAAGCGGAAGCAAGAGAGGTCGTAGGTGCTGGCTTCGGCTCATTAGGACCTGTTGACGTATCGGAAGATGTTGAAGTTGTGGCTGATTTTGCGGTAGAAGCTCTGGTTAACGTTTCCTGTGGGGCCAACGAAGAAGGTTATCATTTCACCAATGTTACTCCTGGCAAAGACTTTCAAGTCAGTCAGTATGCCGACCTTCGTTTTATTGAAGAAGGAGATCCTTCCCCTGATGGTGAAGGCAAGATTAAGTTTGCTCGCGGGATTGAAGTGGGCCATGTATTTAAGCTGGGAGAGTTTTATTCAGAACGAATGAAAGCTACTTTCCTGAACGATCAAGGGAAAGCTACGACCATGATTATGGGCTCGTATGGGATCGGTGTATCCCGTACGCTCGCAGCTATTGTAGAGCAATATCATGATGAACGCGGAATCACGTGGCCTGCCAATATTGCACCCTATCAAGTACACTTGTTATCATTAAATCCTAAAAAAGAGGATCAGAAGGAATTAGCTGATGCTCTTTACAACACACTTATTGAAGCAGGAGTGGAAGTTCTGTATGATGATCGTAAAGAGCGAGCGGGCGTCAAGTTTGCGGACAGCGACCTGTTTGGAGTTCCGCTGCGTATTACGGTAGGAAAGCGTGCTTCTGAAGGTGTTGTAGAAGTAAAAGAACGAATGTCCAGTAATCAATATGATTTGGAACAAGAAGAAGTCTTGAACTACGTAACCAACTGGTATAAATCCTGA